A genomic region of Metopolophium dirhodum isolate CAU chromosome 1, ASM1992520v1, whole genome shotgun sequence contains the following coding sequences:
- the LOC132932826 gene encoding SCAN domain-containing protein 3-like codes for MSEAKKKKRQYSAEYIKYGFIQSRTNPSSPMCLICQKTFSNEAMKPSRLLDHFNKMHSDMKDKDVTYFQNMEKKYVAQPTLSTLFSAASKQDNDGLRASYNISLLIAKTGKPHTIGEDLNLPAIKEVITTVLHKPAADIIRKIPLSNSSVQRRIDEMAENIEESLCNHLKTCQFSIQLDESTLPTNEALLLSYVRFIKNEKICQELLFARNLETNTKGETIFNTLEKFCDEKQIPLKNIMSIATDGAPAMTGRHKGFIAHLKNKVPDVLAVHCVIHRQHLVAKNLSERLHTSLHYVIRAVNKIRSNSLNDRLFSQLCVANDEDFNRLLLHTEVRWLSKGTCLTRFYNLFDSVIEFLKNKDTELRDNLITSKNDISYLTDLYKLFNDVNLQLQGDDLNLIKTKTVISTFVAKLQLYKRNIDRREFNNFPNLAAASFINDDLVVYCQHLENLHNDFKERFQDILNMDIPDWVLDPFSNVSTAESSQLEEQLLELTTNEEIKFKFKNGYQEFWLQKPIMELYPSLWSIVQRFLIAFPSSYLSERGFSAVATLLTKKRNRLLVTERGDLRLFLSKFEPDINKLVNAHQVHPSH; via the coding sequence ATGTCGGaagcaaaaaagaaaaaaagacaaTACAGTGCGGAATACATAAAATACGGATTTATTCAAAGTCGGACAAATCCATCATCGCCAATGTGCCTCATAtgtcaaaaaacattttcaaatgaagCAATGAAACCTTCTCGATTACTcgatcattttaataaaatgcattCAGATATGAAAGACAAAGATGTGACTTACTttcaaaatatggaaaaaaagtACGTAGCTCAACCTACTTTATCAACGCTTTTTTCTGCGGCTTCTAAGCAAGACAATGATGGGCTTCGTGCGTCGTACAATATATCACTATTAATTGCTAAAACAGGCAAACCACATACCATTGGGGAAGACTTAAATTTACCAGCAATAAAAGAAGTAATAACAACTGTGCTCCATAAACCAGCGGCAGATATTATCCGAAAAATTCCTTTGAGCAATAGTTCTGTACAAAGACGAATTGATGAGATGGCTGAAAATATTGAAGAATCATTGTGCAATCATTTGAAGacttgtcaattttcaattcagTTGGATGAGTCCACTTTACCAACTAATGAAgcattattgttatcatatgtaaggtttataaaaaatgagAAAATATGTCAAGAACTATTATTTGCGAGAAATTTAGAGACAAATACAAAAGGAGAAACCATATTTAATACACTAGAAAAGTTTTGTGATGAAAAGCAAATCCCTCTGAAGAATATTATGTCAATTGCTACTGATGGTGCCCCAGCTATGACAGGGCGACACAAAGGCTTCATAgcgcatttaaaaaataaagttccaGACGTGCTTGCTGTACATTGCGTCATTCATCGCCAGCATTTAGTTGCAAAAAATCTGAGTGAACGCCTGCATACATCACTGCATTATGTTATTAGAGCAGTTAATAAAATCAGAAGCAACTCACTAAATGACAGATTATTTAGTCAACTTTGCGTTGCTAATGATGAAGATTTCAATCGATTGCTGCTTCACACAGAAGTGCGCTGGCTGTCAAAAGGTACTTGTCTGACTCGATTTTACAATCTGTTTGACTCTGTGATAGAGTTCCTGAAAAACAAAGACACAGAACTTCGCGATAACCTCATCACATCAAAGAATGATATTTCGTACTTGACAGACCTCTACAAGTTATTTAATGATGTCAATCTCCAACTTCAAGGTGACGACTTGAActtgattaaaacaaaaactgtcATTTCTACATTCGTTGCCAAACTGCAATTATACAAGAGAAATATTGATAGACGTGAATTTAATAACTTTCCTAATTTAGCAGCAGCATCTTTTATCAACGATGACTTGGTTGTTTACTGTCAACACTTGGAGAACCTCCACAATGATTTCAAAGAACGATTCCAGGACATTTTAAACATGGACATACCAGACTGGGTATTAGATCCTTTTTCAAATGTCAGCACAGCAGAATCATCCCAGTTAGAAGAACAACTTTTAGAATTGACCACAAATGAggaaatcaaattcaaattcaagaATGGCTATCAAGAATTTTGGCTGCAAAAGCCAATCATGGAACTGTACCCTAGTTTATGGTCGATTGTTCAACGATTTCTGATAGCATTCCCGTCATCGTATTTGTCTGAACGTGGATTCAGTGCTGTAGCAACACTGCTAACAAAAAAGAGAAATCGGTTGCTTGTTACCGAACGCGGTGATTTACGGctgtttttaagtaaatttgagCCAGATATTAACAAACTCGTTAATGCACATCAAGTTCATCCATCAcattaa